In Engraulis encrasicolus isolate BLACKSEA-1 chromosome 24, IST_EnEncr_1.0, whole genome shotgun sequence, a single genomic region encodes these proteins:
- the fgf8a gene encoding fibroblast growth factor 8, protein MRLIPSRLSYLFLHLFAFCYYAQVTIQSPPNFTQHVSEQSKVTDRVSRRLIRTYQLYSRTSGKHVQVLPSKKINAMADDGDVHAKLIVETDTFGSRVRIKGAETGLYICMNRRGKLVGKRNGQGKDCIFTEIVLENNYTALQNAKYEGWYMAFTRRGRPRKGSKTRQHQREVHFMKRLPKGHHHHHHVMEQRPFEFINFPFPKRTKRTRYSSHRH, encoded by the exons ATGCGACTCATTCCTTCCCGACTGAGTTATCT GTTCCTCCACCTCTTTGCTTTCTGCTACTATGCTCAG GTAACCATTCAGTCCCCGCCTAATTTTACACAGCATGTGAGTGAGCAAAGTAAAGTGACGGACCGTGTGAGCCGGAGACTCATTCGGACCTACCAGCTTTACAGCCGAACCAGCGGGAAACACGTCCAGGTCCTCCCGAGCAAGAAGATCAACGCCATGGCGGATGACGGAGACGTGCATG CTAAACTCATTGTGGAGACGGACACGTTTGGAAGTCGGGTGCGCATCAAAGGCGCCGAGACGGGGTTGTATATCTGCATGAACCGGCGGGGGAAGTTGGTTGGCAAG AGGAACGGCCAGGGGAAGGACTGCATCTTCACGGAGATCGTGCTGGAGAACAACTACACAGCGCTGCAGAACGCCAAGTACGAGGGCTGGTACATGGCCTTCACGCGTCGCGGGCGGCCACGCAAGGGCTCCAAGACGCGGCAACACCAGCGCGAGGTGCACTTCATGAAGCGGCTGCCCaagggccaccaccaccaccaccatgtcatGGAGCAGCGGCCCTTCGAGTTCATCAACTTCCCCTTCCCCAAAAGGACTAAGCGCACGCGCTACTCCTCACACCGGCACTGA